One part of the Lotus japonicus ecotype B-129 chromosome 2, LjGifu_v1.2 genome encodes these proteins:
- the LOC130736811 gene encoding uncharacterized protein LOC130736811 has translation MVDGFFMVKSAYRCIKDWQRRDMAGSSSVGSSLVWKYLRKLNILPRQAHFIWRILCKAIPTWQRLWNWGVACPLWCPRCDGVVECLEHLMWECSWSRSFWFASPLGIMWGSDNQEDFCTWLTGMILEALVDVVEWVCGSCYGFGRARNLACFEGKLVDAGIAAIVVVHEVQEYQKVRASLQTRYTSLPTSASTIWQFPPRGKAELNVDDDQGSGGWTRGVVIQNDEGSVLAAVERTWGGLCGG, from the coding sequence ATGGTTGATGGTTTCTTTATGGTGAAGAGTGCTTATAGGTGCATTAAGGATTGGCAGCGACGTGATATGGCTGGAAGTTCTAGTGTTGGGTCTTCTCTGGTTTGGAAATATCTGAGGAAATTGAACATTTTACCCCGACAAGCGCATTTCATTTGGAGAATTCTATGCAAGGCTATCCCAACTTGGCAAAGGTTGTGGAATTGGGGGGTGGCTTGTCCTTTGTGGTGCCCTCGCTGTGATGGTGTGGTGGAATGTTTGGAACACTTGATGTGGGAATGCTCGTGGAGCAGAAGTTTCTGGTTTGCATCGCCTCTGGGAATAATGTGGGGAAGTGACAACCAGGAGGACTTTTGTACTTGGTTGACTGGTATGATTTTGGAGGCTCTCGTGGATGTAGTAGAATGGGTATGTGGTTCGTGCTATGGCTTTGGGAGGGCAAGGAACTTGGCTTGTTTCGAAGGAAAGTTAGTGGATGCGGGCATTGCTGCAATTGTTGTTGTCCATGAGGTTCAGGAGTATCAGAAAGTTCGAGCTTCTTTGCAGACTCGTTATACGTCGCTTCCTACTTCTGCTTCTACAATTTGGCAATTTCCTCCTCGTGGGAAGGCGGAGTTGAacgttgatgatgatcaaggctCGGGAGGTTGGACACGAGGTGTTGTAATTCAGAATGATGAAGGTTCGGTGCTGGCGGCTGTGGAGCGAACTTGGGGTGGCCTATGTGGAGGCTGA